The proteins below come from a single Procambarus clarkii isolate CNS0578487 chromosome 26, FALCON_Pclarkii_2.0, whole genome shotgun sequence genomic window:
- the LOC138368797 gene encoding prophage side tail fiber protein homolog StfR-like yields the protein MWVLVVLLWVMVVLMWVLVLLLCSKKGLRRRRAAAAAAWSSRFPARAHSKVNTAHSKANTAHSKVNTAHSKVNTAHSKASTALSKVNTAHSKVNTAYSKVNTSHSKVNTAHSKVNTVHLKANTAHSKVNTAYSKVNTAHSKVNTAHSKANSAHSKVNTAHSKVNTAYSKVNTSHSKVNTAHSKVNTVHLKANTAHSKVNTAHSKANSAHSKVNTAHSKVNTAYSKVNTSHSNANTAHSKASTAHSKANSPHSKVNTAHSKVNTAHSKANSPHSKVNTAHSKVNTAHSKVNTAHSKANTSHSKVNTAHSTRRVESISLKSWIRYFEN from the exons ATGTGGGTGCTAGTGGTCCtgctgtgggtgatggtggtcttGATGTGGGTGCTGGTGCTACTACTCTGTAGCAAGAAGGGACTACGCAGGCGgagagcagcagcggcagcagcttgGAGTAGCAGG TTTCCTGCGCGTGCTCACTCAAAAGTGAACACTGCTCACTCAAAAGCGAACACTGCTCACTCAAAAGTGAACACTGCTCACTCAAAAGTGAACACTGCTCACTCAAAAGCGAGCACTGCTCTCTCAAAAGTGAACACTGCTCACTCAAAAGTGAACACTGCTTACTCAAAAGTGAACACTTCTCACTCAAAAGTGAACACGGCTCACTCGAAAGTAAACACTGTTCACTTAAAAGCGAACACTGCTCATTCGAAAGTGAACACTGCTTACTCAAAAGTGAACACTGCTCACTCAAAAGTGAACACTGCTCACTCAAAAGCGAACTCTGCTCACTCAAAAGTGAACACTGCTCACTCAAAAGTGAACACTGCTTACTCAAAAGTGAACACTTCTCACTCAAAAGTGAACACGGCTCACTCGAAAGTAAACACTGTTCACTTAAAAGCGAACACTGCTCATTCGAAAGTGAACACTGCTCACTCAAAAGCGAACTCTGCTCACTCAAAAGTGAACACTGCTCACTCAAAAGTGAACACTGCTTACTCAAAAGTGAACACTTCTCACTCAAATGCGAACACTGCTCACTCAAAAGCGAGCACTGCTCACTCAAAAGCGAACTCTCCTCACTCAAAAGTGAACACTGCTCACTCAAAAGTGAACACTGCTCACTCAAAAGCGAACTCTCCTCACTCAAAAGTGAACACTGCTCACTCAAAAGTGAACACTGCTCACTCAAAAGTGAACACTGCTCACTCAAAAGCGAACACTTCTCACTCAAAAGTGAACACAGCTCACAGTACGAGGCGTGTCGAAAGCATTTCCCTCAAATCATGGattcgatattttgaaaattga